From Salipiger profundus, a single genomic window includes:
- a CDS encoding maleate cis-trans isomerase family protein, with product MRRDHIRRFGLIALATDLTIEGDAARLMPPGTQLHVTRIIFENPTTPENLRRTGPRLRAAAELIVPGVQLEGLLFGCTSAAAVLGDEIDAMVGNRAPLTTPVGAAMRAFRALDVTRISLLTPYMDETTNLVADHFVGLGIDVVARSSMGHEDDRDMGMLSGDTVIAAALEADHPEAEAIFLSCTALPAVPVIERIEAHLGKPVLSSNQVLFWAMLDAAGIASEGPGRLFAPREFRAAL from the coding sequence TTGCGGCGGGATCATATCCGGAGGTTCGGGCTGATCGCGCTGGCGACCGACCTGACCATCGAGGGCGACGCGGCGCGGCTGATGCCTCCGGGCACCCAACTGCATGTGACGCGCATCATCTTCGAGAACCCGACCACGCCCGAGAACCTGCGCCGCACCGGTCCGCGCCTGCGTGCAGCGGCCGAACTGATCGTGCCGGGGGTGCAGCTCGAGGGGTTGCTCTTCGGCTGCACCTCGGCGGCGGCGGTTCTGGGCGACGAGATCGACGCGATGGTCGGCAACCGCGCGCCGCTCACGACGCCGGTAGGCGCGGCGATGCGAGCGTTCCGGGCGCTCGACGTCACGCGGATCTCGCTGCTGACCCCCTACATGGACGAGACGACGAACCTCGTGGCCGACCATTTTGTCGGGCTCGGGATCGATGTGGTGGCGCGGTCGTCTATGGGACACGAGGACGACCGCGACATGGGAATGCTCTCGGGCGACACGGTGATCGCCGCCGCGCTCGAGGCCGACCACCCCGAGGCCGAGGCGATCTTTCTCTCCTGCACCGCGCTGCCCGCCGTTCCGGTCATCGAGCGCATCGAGGCGCATCTCGGCAAGCCGGTGCTCAGCTCCAACCAGGTGCTCTTCTGGGCGATGCTCGACGCGGCCGGCATCGCCTCGGAGGGGCCGGGCCGGCTGTTCGCGCCGAGGGAGTTCCGCGCTGCCCTTTAG